A single Epinephelus lanceolatus isolate andai-2023 chromosome 22, ASM4190304v1, whole genome shotgun sequence DNA region contains:
- the LOC117246295 gene encoding ceramide-1-phosphate transfer protein-like isoform X1 gives MVFLRRRTLLRYLFLSAMLALLLFISSFWLPQGGVGECGSAWQPCLSFYHLSPEPPLLPAERAGPSEAPPLIKECPGQSFQAWRLLQYLKSSLADADDILLEPYLQSWDQLLNFMESLGTMVSLFSQKVKEKVVLIRELSLKYSTEAHGKRGPSDSSGLKKGVSVAKTLQDDLKSSAHFLCSPLQAYRSVRSMVGAELKAGLVDFTWRTDSGCRTLLRLHRSLLWLKLMLEGLTEGPDAEGRYKTPGELGREAYKVALAPHHPWMLRQAAEFVFLALPDRQYFLQLVCVMNQEEAVPVLHTIIHALMLVHTQTQRILAEHNMLELP, from the exons ATGGTCTTCCTCAGACGGAGGACACTGCTTCGCTACCTGTTCCTGTCGGCCATGTTGGCTCTGCTCCTCTTCATCAGCTCCTTCTGGCTCC CTCAGGGTGGAGTTGGCGAATGTGGCAGCGCCTGGCAGCCATGTTTGAGTTTTTACCACCTCTCG CCAGAGCCTCCATTGTTACCTGCAGAGAGGGCGGGGCCCAGCGAAGCCCCGCCCCTCATAAAGGAGTGTCCTGGCCAATCGTTTCAGGCCTGGCGTCTGCTCCAGTATTTAAAGTCCAGCCTGGCCGACGCTGACGACATCCTGCTGGAGCCGTACCTGCAGAGCTGGGATCAGCTCCTCAA CTTCATGGAGTCTCTCGGGACGATGGTCAGTTTGTTCTCTCAGAAGGTGAAGGAGAAGGTCGTACTGATACGAGAGCTGTCACTCAAATACAGCACAGAGGCTCATGGGAAACGTGGTCCGTCTGACAGCTCTGGACTAAAAAAAGGGGTGAGTGTCGCAAAAACATTGCAGGATGATTTGAAGTCATCAGCTCATTTTCTTTGTTCTCCTCTCCAGGCGTATCGCTCGGTTCGGTCCATGGTGGGGGCGGAGCTAAAGGCGGGCTTGGTGGACTTCACCTGGCGAACAGATTCAGGGTGCAGGACGCTGCTGCGGCTGCATCGATCTCTGCTGTGGTTGAAGCTCATGTTGGAGGGTTTGACTGAAGGACCGGACGCTGAAGGTCGATACAAAACACCTGGAGAGCTGGGCAG GGAAGCCTACAAGGTGGCGCTGGCTCCCCACCACCCCTGGATGCTGCGTCAGGCTGCAGAGTTCGTCTTCCTCGCCCTCCCGGACAGACAGTACTTCCTGCAGCTGGTGTGTGTGATGAACCAGGAGGAGGCTGTGCCCGTCCTGCACACCATCATCCACGCCCTGATGCTCGTGCACACACAGACCCAGCGAATCCTGGCAGAACACAACATGCTGGAACTGCCTTGA
- the LOC117246295 gene encoding ceramide-1-phosphate transfer protein-like isoform X2: MVFLRRRTLLRYLFLSAMLALLLFISSFWLPQGGVGECGSAWQPCLSFYHLSPEPPLLPAERAGPSEAPPLIKECPGQSFQAWRLLQYLKSSLADADDILLEPYLQSWDQLLNFMESLGTMVSLFSQKVKEKVVLIRELSLKYSTEAHGKRGPSDSSGLKKGAYRSVRSMVGAELKAGLVDFTWRTDSGCRTLLRLHRSLLWLKLMLEGLTEGPDAEGRYKTPGELGREAYKVALAPHHPWMLRQAAEFVFLALPDRQYFLQLVCVMNQEEAVPVLHTIIHALMLVHTQTQRILAEHNMLELP; encoded by the exons ATGGTCTTCCTCAGACGGAGGACACTGCTTCGCTACCTGTTCCTGTCGGCCATGTTGGCTCTGCTCCTCTTCATCAGCTCCTTCTGGCTCC CTCAGGGTGGAGTTGGCGAATGTGGCAGCGCCTGGCAGCCATGTTTGAGTTTTTACCACCTCTCG CCAGAGCCTCCATTGTTACCTGCAGAGAGGGCGGGGCCCAGCGAAGCCCCGCCCCTCATAAAGGAGTGTCCTGGCCAATCGTTTCAGGCCTGGCGTCTGCTCCAGTATTTAAAGTCCAGCCTGGCCGACGCTGACGACATCCTGCTGGAGCCGTACCTGCAGAGCTGGGATCAGCTCCTCAA CTTCATGGAGTCTCTCGGGACGATGGTCAGTTTGTTCTCTCAGAAGGTGAAGGAGAAGGTCGTACTGATACGAGAGCTGTCACTCAAATACAGCACAGAGGCTCATGGGAAACGTGGTCCGTCTGACAGCTCTGGACTAAAAAAAGGG GCGTATCGCTCGGTTCGGTCCATGGTGGGGGCGGAGCTAAAGGCGGGCTTGGTGGACTTCACCTGGCGAACAGATTCAGGGTGCAGGACGCTGCTGCGGCTGCATCGATCTCTGCTGTGGTTGAAGCTCATGTTGGAGGGTTTGACTGAAGGACCGGACGCTGAAGGTCGATACAAAACACCTGGAGAGCTGGGCAG GGAAGCCTACAAGGTGGCGCTGGCTCCCCACCACCCCTGGATGCTGCGTCAGGCTGCAGAGTTCGTCTTCCTCGCCCTCCCGGACAGACAGTACTTCCTGCAGCTGGTGTGTGTGATGAACCAGGAGGAGGCTGTGCCCGTCCTGCACACCATCATCCACGCCCTGATGCTCGTGCACACACAGACCCAGCGAATCCTGGCAGAACACAACATGCTGGAACTGCCTTGA